In the Pseudomonadota bacterium genome, AGGTGCTTCTACTGTATACAGATATGTCCTGCAAAGGCCATCAGAGTCGAAAAAAACAGCATTAAGATAATCCCTGAGCGGTGTCTCTTGTGCGGAAGCTGTATAACATCATGCCCCCGTCAGGCATTGGATTATAAGAGTGGTCTTGGCCATGTGGTTAAGCTGTTATCAGACAAGGAAAAAACAATAGCCTGCCTTGATCCGGCATTTCCGGCAGACCTCAATATGTGTACACCAGGACAACTTGCAACGACTCTGAAAACAATCGGTTTTACAGAGGTCTGGGAGGGCGCCTTCGGGGCTGAGTTGATATCCCGGGCTTACAGAAAACTTCTTTTAGAAGAAACCGGCGAAATGATAATTTCCTCCTTTTGTCCCGTAATAGTTTTTTACATTCAAAAATACCTTCCCCAACTGATTCCTAATATAGCGCCCATCGTATCTCCAATGATTGCCATAGGCAGGGTTGCCCGTGAAATAAAAGGGGCAGACTGGAAAATTGTCTATGTAACACCTTGTATGGCTCAGGCAAGAGAGATGAATGTCCCCGAAGTAGCCGGGGTTATTGACGAAGTAATTACCTTCCGCGACATAAGGCAATTGATTGACAGAAAGGGCATCGATTGCAATAAGCTTGATGAGACTAATTTTGATGGTCCAAAACCTTATCTCGGAAGGACAATTTCTGTAACACCAGGACTTTACAGGACCATTGATGTACATTATGATATTTTGATGGACGATATCAGCGTTATATATGGACAAAAACGAGCCATAGGTGCATTAAATCAGTTGGCAGTAGATTATATAAAGACTAAATTTCTCGATTTTGTTTACTGTTTTGGCTGCGTGAATGGGCCTTTTGTCGACAGCGAATTGTCTGTCCTTGGCCGTCGGCAAGTAGTCGTAAGGCATGCAAAGGCTGAAATGAGCCGCCAGGATGTTGCGGATGTTAATGCCGAACTTGATTTATATAAAAATGTCGATTTGAGCAGGCGATTCGATAACATGGAACAGAAACTCCCGGTGCCGACAGAAGAACAGATAATGGCTGTGCTTAAAAAGATCGACAAATCCCCGCCGAACCACAATCTTGATTGCAGGGCATGCGGCCACGAGAGTTGTCGTGATAAGGCAATTGCAGTGGTTCAGGGGATTGCTGAGACGGAATATTGCCTGCACTACCTTCTTGAACAAAGTAAACAAATATATCAACAACTTAAAAAGTCTCATAAACAATTACAGCAATCGCATCAGGAACTGGAGCAGGCTCATGCGCAACTGATAAAAACAGAAAAATTTGCCTCTCTCGGGCAACTTGCTGCCGGTGTGGCACACGAGATCAATAACCCCCTTGGAACGATTACTATTTATTCCCATCTTTTATTAAAAAGTCTTGAAAATGAAGATCCCAGAAAAGAAGATATTGAATTGATTATAAGTGAGGCAAATCGTGCCAAAGAGATTGTTCAGGGGCTTTTGAGCTTTGCAAGGGAAACAAAGCTCCGTGAGTCCGAGATGAATGTAAATGACCTGCTGGAAGATGTCCTTGCTCTTATAACAAACCAATCTTTGTTCTATAATATTAAGATAGAAAAGTCCTTTTATCAGGACATACCAACAATCAATGCCGACGAGACCAAGCTTAAACAGGTTTTTTTAAATATTATTTTAAATGCCGCTCAAGCCATGGAAGGAAACGGGAAACTGATAATCAGCACAACTGCGGATAAAAAACAGGTTAAGATAAAGATTCAGGATACAGGTCCCGGTATTCCTCCTGAAAATATGGATAAACTCTTTTCCCCGTTTTTTACAACAAAAGAGAAGGGGACAGGGCTTGGACTGGCTATTTCATACGGTATAATTGAGAGGCATAAGGGCAAAATCGATGTTTATTCGGAACTTGGAAAGGGCAGCACCTTTATCATAATCCTTCCAATAACAAAATGTGAAGAAATATCATAAATGATATAATAAAGGAAGAAACGGGTTCGCATAAATCGCCGTTTCAAAATAAAAAAACAGGGAGAAAAAGCTATGGCTAAAAAACCGAAAATATTACTTGTTGACAACGATGTGGACTTTATAGACCTGAATAAAGCTGTTCTCGAAAATAGCGGTTTCGAGGTAGCAGTGGCATATGCAGGCCGGGAAGTAATGGATAAGGTTAAATTTGAGCAGCCGGATTTAATAGTGCTTGACCTTATGATGGAAAAACACGACACCGGTTTTGGTGTAGCAAAGGCACTGAAAGCAGATCCTGTTTACAGGAATATTCCCATATTAATGCTTACAGCAGTCCTTGGCGAAACCGGCATGGATTTTAACCAGAAACTCGACGGTTATTGGATGAAAACAGATGATTATGCATGTAAACCGCTTACACCTGAAGAATTGATAAATAAAATAAATGAGCTATATGCAAGGTCAAAAGCCGGCGAATAATATGGACTTTGGGTTTGCCCGGGAAAATAAAGAAGCATGGATCAATCCACATGGACAAAACTCATAGCTCAAACGCCAGGGTTGTGAACCATGAATAAAATGGTGATTAATGGATGACAAGATAACGATTTTAGTCGTCGATGATGAAAAGGGTATCCGCGAAGGCTGCCGGAGAATCCTTGCAAGCGAAGGTTTTGACGTTAATGTGGCAGCTAATGGTAAAGAAGGCCTGGAAATGGTAATGGCCAGACCATATGATCTCATGCTTGTTGATTTAATGATGCCCGGCATGGGCGGTCTGGAGATGATGGAGCAGGTAAGAAAGATTGATCCTGAAATCATCATGATTGTTATCACCGGTTTCGCCACTATTGAGACTGCCGTTAATGCAATGAAACGCGGCGCCTACGACTACATTCCAAAACCTTTTACGCCTGACCAGTTGCTTGCTTTTGTAAACAGGGGTCTGGAAAAACGCCGTTTGAGCATACAAGCAAAGCGGCTTATGGAAGAGAGGGATCAGAAGCTGCTGGAAGTTGCAAATGAGCGTTCGAAGACCCATACAATAATAAACTCCATTGCCGACGGCATATTAGTAATCAACAGGGAGCGCCAGCTTGTGCTGTTTAACCCTGCTGCAATAAAAATGCTTGCATTAGGTGGAAAGCTTGAACCCGGAAAAGATATTAGTGAGATTATTATGAACGGAGATTTAATCCGTATTATTGAAAAAGGGTTCAGTTCCGAATCATCCCAGTATACAATGCTGTCGGAAGAGGTTGAGCTGTCAACGCCGATTAACAAGACATTGATGGTAAATGTTTCAAAGGTAAGAGATGAGATGGGACAGGACTTCGGGGTTGTCAGCACCATGCGTGACATAACAAGCTTGAAGGAGATAAACCAGATAAAATCACAGTTTGTAGCAATGGTAACACACGAGTTGAGGGCCCCGCTCTCCGCCATTGAAGGATATCTTTCCGCATATTTAACCCAGGCAGCAGGAAGCGACCCGCAGATGTACAAACAAATGATGGAACGTGCAAAACAACGGGCACATTCATTGCTTGAGCTTATTAATGATCTTTTGCAGTACAGCCGCCTTGAGGTGAAGTCTGTTGCAAGGAAAAAGGAGCCTCTTAATATTTCCGATATTATTCTAAGCACTGTAGAATTGCTTAAAATGCAGGGTACGGCAAAGAACCTTAAGTTTGAAACAGATGTAACCGAACAGTTGCCTCTCATTGAGGCAGACAGGACTGAGATGGAACAATTGATTACAAATCTTGTTTCCAATGCAATTAAATATAATGTTAAAAACGGAAAGGTAATAATAAATGCAAGACCCGACGGCAATTTCCTGCATATTACAGTAGCCGACACAGGGATAGGAATCGACAAAGAAAGCTTGCCCTGTATTTTTGACGAGTTTTATCGTGTATGCGGGCCTGATACGAGGTATGTAACAGGCACCGGTCTCGGATTGTCTATAGTAAAAAAGATTGTGGAATCACACTTCGGCCACATTACAATAGACAGTAAGGTAGGCAAGGGTACGGCATTTACCGTTATGTTGCCGATTCAACAGGGTAAGGAATCAAAATAAAGTAAATTTTATTATAAAAAAGGAGAAGATATGGCAAATGAACCAAAACTTAATGAAATTGTTGAAAAACGGACATTGGCGCCCTCAATCGTCCTCTTTAAGCTCTATGTACCTGATATCGTTAAAAAAGCCAGACCTGGACAGTTTGTGGTCTTAAGAGTAGACGATTACGCAGAGCGTATACCGTTAACTATAGCAGATTTTGACCGGGGAACAGGTTTGCTTACAGTTATATTCCAGGTAGTTGGAACTTCAACACAAAAAATGAATAAGTTTGAACAGGGTCAGACAATCCTCGATGTGGTGGGGCCTTTGGGAAAACCGAGTCACATTGAGAGTTTCGGAACAGTCGTCTGCGTAGGCGGTGGTGTCGGTGTTGCCCCTGTATATCCGATTGCAAAAGCCCTCTTTGAAAAAGGAAATAAGGTTATCAACATTATAGGCGCACGCACAAAGGATATGCTGATCCTTGAAGAAGAGATGAAGGCGATAAGCACCGAATTATACGTGACAACAGATGATGGAACATACGGTCATCATGGATTTGTTACCGACGTGCTGAAAAAACTCATCGCAGAAAAAGGAAAGATTGACCTTGTAATAGGCATAGGACCGGTCATGATGATGAAAGCGGTATGTGATGTAACCCGTCCTCATAATTTAAAGACCGTTGTGAGCTTAAACACTATCATGGTTGACGGCACCGGTATGTGCGGTTGCTGCCGCGCCACTGTCGGTGGAGAAACAAAGTTTGTTTGCGTTGACGGCCCGGAATTCGACGGCCACAAGGTTGAATTTAGTGAACTGATGCTCCGTGGAAAGATGTACAACAGGGAAGAGCGTCGTGCCATGTGGGATCACAAATGTAAGCTCGAGGAAAAAGAGAAGGCATTGAAAAAATCAAAGAAGCGTGAGCCCATGCCGGAGCAGAACCCGAAAGTAAGGATTCAGAATTTTAACGAAGTCGCCCTGGGATATGCCAGAGAAAACGCACTTCGTGAGGCGGCGCGCTGCCTGAACTGCAAGAATATGCCCTGCGTTGAGGGATGCCCCGTTAATGTCCAGATACCCCAGTTTATCAAAAAAATTAAGGATGGCGATTTTATGGGCGCAATCCATACGATAAAAGAAACAAACAGTCTGCCGGCAGTGTGCGGACGCGTCTGCCCACAGGAAACACAGTGCGAGGAAAAATGTATCCTCGGTAAAAAGGGACAACCCATCGCAATAGGACGGCTTGAGCGTTTTGTCGCTGATTATGAACTCAATCAGGGTGATGTACGCGCACCTGAGCCTGCAAAACCGACCGGCAAAAAGATTGCTGTAGTTGGCGCAGGACCTGCAGGATTGACCGTGGCCGGAGAGATGGCAAAAAAGGGCCATGAGGTAACGATCTTTGAGGCGCTCCATAAGGCAGGCGGCGTTCTTGTTTATGGAATTCCCGAATTCCGTCTTCCCAAGGCAATAGTTCAGAGGGAAGTGGATTACGTAGGGAAACTCGGGGCCAGGATAAAGGTTGATATGATTATCGGCCAGACCACAACAGTTGACGAGCTTTTTGAACAGGGTTATGATGCGATCTTTGTCGGCACCGGAGCAGGCTTGCCCTACTTTATGGAGGTTCCTGGCGAAAACCTGAACGGTGTCTATTCTGCCAACGAATTTCTTACCCGGGCTAACTTAATGAAGGCTTACCTCTTCCCTGAGTATGATACACCCGTAAGAGTAGGAAACAAAGTGGCCGTTATCGGCGGCGGTAACGTGGCAATGGACGGAGCAAGAATTTCAAAGAGAATGGGCGCTGACGATGTATATCTTATTTATCGTCGCTCCCGTGCAGAGATGCCGGCCAGGGCAGAAGAAGCTCACCACGCGGAAGAAGAAGGCATCGATTTCAGACTGCTCACAGCCCCTGTCAGGGTTATAGGAGATGAGAACGGATGGGTCAAAGGCATCGAATGTGTGAAGATGGAACTTGGCGAGCCTGATGCATCAGGCAGGAGAAGACCTGTTGAAGTTAAAGGTTCTGAGCATATCATCGACGTGGATGTTATTATTGTGGCTATTGGACAGGGCCCTAACCCGATATTGACGTCAACAACAGAAGGATTGAATTTGCGCAAGTCCGGAAACATCGAAGCTGATCCGGAAACAGGCAAGACGAGCAGGAAGGGCGTATTTGCCGGCGGCGATATTGTAACCGGCGCTGCAACGGTTATTCTTGCAATGGGTGCAGGCAGGAAAGCAGCGGCAGCAATGGAAGAATATCTGCAGACCGGGCAATGGTAGTCGTCAGTAGTTCTGTATGCTTGCGTGACTAAGGTTGCCGCATCTATAGGCCTCTGGCGGCATCTATAAGTCTCTGTGATGTTAAAACTAAAGGGGAACCGGAAATATTTCCAGTTCCCCTTTTCTATTTTTGTTGTTACAATAGTTTGAGACCTGAATACATTAAAAAGGTTGAAAAGGATCAAAAAAAACAGAGCAGTATGCATAAGTGACTGAAAACAACCGGGCATTGTCCCACATCCTCATTGTAAAATCCTCAGCCGGAGCAGGAAAAACATATAATCTTGCGTTAAGGTACCTGCAACTCCTCCTTCAGGATAAAATCACAGATTCACCGATAAAAACACACATCTCCAACATTGTCGCCATTACATTTACCAATAAAGCTGCTCACGAGATGCGTTCCCGCATTATAGAGTGGATGAAACGGATAATCCTCGATCTGCCCTTTGAAGGCTCATCGGGCAGGCCCATAGATGAAATATTGAAAAACAGGTCCGGGGTAAGCGGCAATGGAACAGAAGATTTAAAAACCCTTGAAGATTCAATCAAAGAGGCAATTGAAATAAATTTCGAGGCTTTAATTAAAAATTTCTATGATTTTAATGTAAGTACCATCGACAGTTTTGTTAATCTCACACTCAAAGCCTCTGCCTTTAAATTAAATCTCCTGCCGGATTTTGACATCTCCGTTGATTCTGCAGGCTACATCGATATTGTTCTCCAGGAATGCCTCCAGAAGATACTCGAAGACAATGCTGTGAAGGAAAGGTTTGACCGGTTTTTAAGGAACTATATCGAGTTGGAAGGCGAGTATGTAAACTGGATACCCAAGGATTTCCTGCGGGATATTATATCCAGCTTCTGGCGTGAAGAAGCCAAGGAGAACGCAACCTTTATCTATAAGGCAAATATATCGCATATAGAGCGCATCAAAAACCGCATTGAAGAGGAAGTCTCAGGGTTGGGTTCATACCTGAAAGCCACTGAGGGGATGAAGCCCGACAAAAGGTTCATCAATGCCCTTGAACAATTCTCCATTTCAAAGAAGTCTGAGATTAAGGGGAGCAGTTATTTCTTACGGCCGACTATCGCGGCGTCTCTGAATAAGGGCAGCGCGCAGCCTGACAGTGAGCATGAGGATTTATGGAAAGATATACTGGGATCACTCTCAATGTTTTTCGAAGCAGTTTCGGAATCAAAATTTTCTTCCTATGTTGATATCTATTTGCTCTTCAAAAAGGTGCTCAGCAAAGAAATCACACACAACAAAAGAATTGTACTGATAGAACAACTGAATACACTATTGCAGCACATATTAGATAAAGAACATTTTATCCCTGAAATATATTATGCCCTTGCAGAGCGTTATTCCCATTTTCTCATAGATGAATTTCAGGACACAAACCACCTCCAGTGGAAAAATGTAGAGATACTTGCAGAAGAGGCCTTAAGCAGAGGGGGTACGCTGTTCCTTGTGGGCGATAAAAAACAGGCCATATATCGCTGGCGGGGCGGCAAATCCGAACTGGTGGATGAAGTGGCGCTGAAGTACAGCGCCTATCCTGTTTATGAGTTCAAACTTACAGAAAACTACAGAAGCGATGAATACATCGTAAAATTCAACAATACTGTTTTTGATGCTACCAATCTTAATTCCCTAATAGAATCTACCGCACAGGCCTATTCCCCTGAAAATATGCCAAATGTCATGGAAACATATGCTGATACTGCCCAGGTATTCATCAGTACAAAAGCGGATAAAGGATACATCAGCATCGAAAGAATGGTGGAGCAGGCAGATGCTCAAGAACAGGAATTGGTAAAGGATAATTTCAGTTCCCTCTCGAAAGATGAGAAAAATGAGATCACAAAAGACAGATTCCGGCAAGTGATCCGGCGCATAAAGGACAGGGGCGTTTTTCAGGATAAGGATATTGCCGTCCTTGTGAGGAGAAAGGAAGAGGCGCGCTTTATCGTCAGGATACTTCTTGAAACCGGTTTCAGCGTTGAATCGGAATTTACCGTAAACGTAAGGAATAACCATCTCGTAAAAGAGATGATAGACTTTTTAAGCTTTATTAATGCCCCGGATGATGATCTTGCCTTTGCCGGTTTTCTTACGGGCAGCATCTTTCAAAACAGAACATTGCTGCCTGAAGGCCGGATCATCCAATGGATTGAGCACAACAGGATAAAGGGCAATTCAGGCTATCTCTATGAGACGTTCAAAGAGTCCCATAAAAATATCTGGGATGAATATTTTGAATATTTTTTTAAACGTGCCGGGTATCTGCCGCTGTACGAACTTGTTGTACTCTTCCTGAAAAAGTGGCGGATACTGATAAACTATCCCGGGGATGCACCTTATTTTATGCATGTTTGTGAACTTATAAAAGAAAGAGAGGCACTTGAAGGCAATAACCTCAATAAATTCCTGCAATTCTGGAACGGAAATTCAAGTATATTCTTCCGGGATAGCCAGGAAGGAGAAAAGCCCTTCCTTTTAAATACCTTTGAAGGGACAAATGCCGTTAAGGTCATGACAATTCACCGGGCAAAGGGGCTTCAATTTCCCGTTGTCATCCTTCCCTTTTTAAAGCTAAATGCCTTCGGTGTTTCCGATGCAAGGAACAAGACAAAATATTTCGTAAGAGAAAAAGAGGACATGCATCTGCTGTATATAAAAAAGGACTTTACAAAATATTCGCAAAAGTTAAATAAAATCTATCAGGAAAAAGAAGCCGAATACCTCCTTGACGAACTTAATAATATGTACGTTGCCTGTACACGCGCTCAGAAAGAACTCTATATATTTCTGGGCGATTCAAAAAGGCAGAAAAACTATTTAATTGATTACCTCTTTCAAATTGAAGGTCTGAAGGCATATATACATGGCGATGTTATTGAAATGGGCAGGCAGACAAATGCAGTACCGCCGGAAGACGGGGGAAAGGAGACAGGAGACAAAACAAAAACAGACGCCGGGAGCCTGTTATTTGATGATTTGGGAGATGATATAAAATGGATGGAAAAAATCGGCACGAAGCTTGAAGGAGTGCCTGGTTTTTTTAAAGAGCAGTTGTTTGCAAAAAAGAAGGGCGATGTCATTCACTATATACTTTCCTTGATTACAAGGCTGCCCGATCAATATGAAGGGTTTTTAGATACATGTATATCTGCCGGTATAGCAAGATATGTATTTCATCCTTATGCCCGTGAGATTCGGAAAATGATTGTCAACGTCTTTCTAAACCTTGAATTTAAGAGGTTCTTCCAGCCGGAAGAAGGTGCGCTGGTATATACGGAAAAGGAGATTATAGACAGCCGCGGCAATGCCTATAAAGTCGACAGAATAACGATAACGGATGATTGCATTGATATTGTAGATTTTAAGACAGGCGAAACC is a window encoding:
- a CDS encoding ATP-binding protein; translated protein: MEPETLNKQSFLFPGNGTSSDISINNNKCRRCFYCIQICPAKAIRVEKNSIKIIPERCLLCGSCITSCPRQALDYKSGLGHVVKLLSDKEKTIACLDPAFPADLNMCTPGQLATTLKTIGFTEVWEGAFGAELISRAYRKLLLEETGEMIISSFCPVIVFYIQKYLPQLIPNIAPIVSPMIAIGRVAREIKGADWKIVYVTPCMAQAREMNVPEVAGVIDEVITFRDIRQLIDRKGIDCNKLDETNFDGPKPYLGRTISVTPGLYRTIDVHYDILMDDISVIYGQKRAIGALNQLAVDYIKTKFLDFVYCFGCVNGPFVDSELSVLGRRQVVVRHAKAEMSRQDVADVNAELDLYKNVDLSRRFDNMEQKLPVPTEEQIMAVLKKIDKSPPNHNLDCRACGHESCRDKAIAVVQGIAETEYCLHYLLEQSKQIYQQLKKSHKQLQQSHQELEQAHAQLIKTEKFASLGQLAAGVAHEINNPLGTITIYSHLLLKSLENEDPRKEDIELIISEANRAKEIVQGLLSFARETKLRESEMNVNDLLEDVLALITNQSLFYNIKIEKSFYQDIPTINADETKLKQVFLNIILNAAQAMEGNGKLIISTTADKKQVKIKIQDTGPGIPPENMDKLFSPFFTTKEKGTGLGLAISYGIIERHKGKIDVYSELGKGSTFIIILPITKCEEIS
- a CDS encoding response regulator, giving the protein MAKKPKILLVDNDVDFIDLNKAVLENSGFEVAVAYAGREVMDKVKFEQPDLIVLDLMMEKHDTGFGVAKALKADPVYRNIPILMLTAVLGETGMDFNQKLDGYWMKTDDYACKPLTPEELINKINELYARSKAGE
- a CDS encoding response regulator, coding for MDDKITILVVDDEKGIREGCRRILASEGFDVNVAANGKEGLEMVMARPYDLMLVDLMMPGMGGLEMMEQVRKIDPEIIMIVITGFATIETAVNAMKRGAYDYIPKPFTPDQLLAFVNRGLEKRRLSIQAKRLMEERDQKLLEVANERSKTHTIINSIADGILVINRERQLVLFNPAAIKMLALGGKLEPGKDISEIIMNGDLIRIIEKGFSSESSQYTMLSEEVELSTPINKTLMVNVSKVRDEMGQDFGVVSTMRDITSLKEINQIKSQFVAMVTHELRAPLSAIEGYLSAYLTQAAGSDPQMYKQMMERAKQRAHSLLELINDLLQYSRLEVKSVARKKEPLNISDIILSTVELLKMQGTAKNLKFETDVTEQLPLIEADRTEMEQLITNLVSNAIKYNVKNGKVIINARPDGNFLHITVADTGIGIDKESLPCIFDEFYRVCGPDTRYVTGTGLGLSIVKKIVESHFGHITIDSKVGKGTAFTVMLPIQQGKESK
- a CDS encoding bifunctional dihydroorotate dehydrogenase B NAD binding subunit/NADPH-dependent glutamate synthase gives rise to the protein MANEPKLNEIVEKRTLAPSIVLFKLYVPDIVKKARPGQFVVLRVDDYAERIPLTIADFDRGTGLLTVIFQVVGTSTQKMNKFEQGQTILDVVGPLGKPSHIESFGTVVCVGGGVGVAPVYPIAKALFEKGNKVINIIGARTKDMLILEEEMKAISTELYVTTDDGTYGHHGFVTDVLKKLIAEKGKIDLVIGIGPVMMMKAVCDVTRPHNLKTVVSLNTIMVDGTGMCGCCRATVGGETKFVCVDGPEFDGHKVEFSELMLRGKMYNREERRAMWDHKCKLEEKEKALKKSKKREPMPEQNPKVRIQNFNEVALGYARENALREAARCLNCKNMPCVEGCPVNVQIPQFIKKIKDGDFMGAIHTIKETNSLPAVCGRVCPQETQCEEKCILGKKGQPIAIGRLERFVADYELNQGDVRAPEPAKPTGKKIAVVGAGPAGLTVAGEMAKKGHEVTIFEALHKAGGVLVYGIPEFRLPKAIVQREVDYVGKLGARIKVDMIIGQTTTVDELFEQGYDAIFVGTGAGLPYFMEVPGENLNGVYSANEFLTRANLMKAYLFPEYDTPVRVGNKVAVIGGGNVAMDGARISKRMGADDVYLIYRRSRAEMPARAEEAHHAEEEGIDFRLLTAPVRVIGDENGWVKGIECVKMELGEPDASGRRRPVEVKGSEHIIDVDVIIVAIGQGPNPILTSTTEGLNLRKSGNIEADPETGKTSRKGVFAGGDIVTGAATVILAMGAGRKAAAAMEEYLQTGQW
- a CDS encoding UvrD-helicase domain-containing protein, giving the protein MTENNRALSHILIVKSSAGAGKTYNLALRYLQLLLQDKITDSPIKTHISNIVAITFTNKAAHEMRSRIIEWMKRIILDLPFEGSSGRPIDEILKNRSGVSGNGTEDLKTLEDSIKEAIEINFEALIKNFYDFNVSTIDSFVNLTLKASAFKLNLLPDFDISVDSAGYIDIVLQECLQKILEDNAVKERFDRFLRNYIELEGEYVNWIPKDFLRDIISSFWREEAKENATFIYKANISHIERIKNRIEEEVSGLGSYLKATEGMKPDKRFINALEQFSISKKSEIKGSSYFLRPTIAASLNKGSAQPDSEHEDLWKDILGSLSMFFEAVSESKFSSYVDIYLLFKKVLSKEITHNKRIVLIEQLNTLLQHILDKEHFIPEIYYALAERYSHFLIDEFQDTNHLQWKNVEILAEEALSRGGTLFLVGDKKQAIYRWRGGKSELVDEVALKYSAYPVYEFKLTENYRSDEYIVKFNNTVFDATNLNSLIESTAQAYSPENMPNVMETYADTAQVFISTKADKGYISIERMVEQADAQEQELVKDNFSSLSKDEKNEITKDRFRQVIRRIKDRGVFQDKDIAVLVRRKEEARFIVRILLETGFSVESEFTVNVRNNHLVKEMIDFLSFINAPDDDLAFAGFLTGSIFQNRTLLPEGRIIQWIEHNRIKGNSGYLYETFKESHKNIWDEYFEYFFKRAGYLPLYELVVLFLKKWRILINYPGDAPYFMHVCELIKEREALEGNNLNKFLQFWNGNSSIFFRDSQEGEKPFLLNTFEGTNAVKVMTIHRAKGLQFPVVILPFLKLNAFGVSDARNKTKYFVREKEDMHLLYIKKDFTKYSQKLNKIYQEKEAEYLLDELNNMYVACTRAQKELYIFLGDSKRQKNYLIDYLFQIEGLKAYIHGDVIEMGRQTNAVPPEDGGKETGDKTKTDAGSLLFDDLGDDIKWMEKIGTKLEGVPGFFKEQLFAKKKGDVIHYILSLITRLPDQYEGFLDTCISAGIARYVFHPYAREIRKMIVNVFLNLEFKRFFQPEEGALVYTEKEIIDSRGNAYKVDRITITDDCIDIVDFKTGETRSGEHARQIMHYAGLIENIHPDKPIKKYILYLDEGGIKEV